The genomic interval GGTAGGAACTAGCACGAGAGAGTTGGATCGGCCATGTCATTCAACTTTAAAATTGCTTGAATTTGTTTCAAGATGCACTAGCTATCTATCAACTATCTACAGCTCTAGaatatattgtttttctttttcagttgGAACTGGGGACGGGTCAGAGCGAGATGGtttggagaaggaagaggaggacagcgttgagcgggagagagaggtgggagaacCAGACTGTGAGGGACCAGAACACAGCATGGAGGATAAACTGGGGTTGGGACTCAGTCTGGGCATcggacctccccctccctcggaGCGATggctgcccccctccccactctacAGCGCACCTTTCCTCAATGGAAGCCCACAGCCCAGCCCGCCGTCGCTCGGAGCACAGCAGGGGCCTCTGGAGACACAGCCCCGCAGCTCCTGGCTGGAGGACGAGCTGCACGGCCTTGGAGATGCAGCTCTTCAGCTCGGAGATCGGGTGGAGAAGAGCCTGATGGAGTTTGGGGAAGGTTTCAGGCGTGACATGAGAACACTGGTGGCCTCCCAAGAGATGTTAGCATCCAGTCTACAACAAAACAATATCCTCttgcaaagactcctgggagtGCTTGAGTCGCAGCAGCAAACATCACCACAACCGCATCGtgttcagcagcagcaggctaccCCGAAACAACCACACTTGTCATCACAACCTTCGCCTCTCCAGCAACTGGAAACACAGCAAACCCCAATAGATCCCCTACAACACCCACAGCAAACACAAGAGCATCTTCAGCACTTAAATGTAGCAAAACAGCAGTCACAGTATAACCAGCCAACAAAACAGCAGCCAAAGCCTTTTCAACATTTGAACGATCAGTCGGCTGTAGCAGTGGTTCCCCAATCATCTCCAGGAGATGCAAATGATACTTTTAATTCAGATCGGAATACAGCCGTGAATGGAACTGGCCAGAGGCCAAGGCGAGGAAGAACTGTAGAACATAGACGTAGGAGGCGGCGTTGATAACGCAAGAGAGCAAACAAACTTTGAATCAAGGATAGCTATTCCCGCGTCAAATTTGAACTGAATTCAGTGGTATTTTAATCactgtatctatatctatgaTATACCATGAATGCTTATTTTCTATTCCAATCATTTTACTTTAACAGATGTGCAAAGTAAAACCCTGAACTATATgccattaaatacatttttttccaCTGCATTAGTTCTATAGAATGACCATTTGTGAGAGAGGCTTTCAATACCTTTAAATAAGTTGTTGATGTTTAAAATCGAATTTGTTTGAAAGGCTGTTCGATATAGCAGTCATGAAACTCCTAGTAACTACTTTCTGAATGCTGTAGATAGACATGCGTAACATTGTCATGTAATCCGCAGAACTTATTGAATATGGAGATACTGATAGTATATTGTTAATAAATATATGCCTGTTCTTTGTTAACCGTTTAACATAAACATTCCTCAAAATTTtggacaaaagaaaaacatttttgttgtcTGTAACTTTTTTGTTGTCCCATGACTGTTTTAGACAAACTGATTTAAAGAATGTGATAAAATACCATTTTGCCTCCCACTGAACACTGTCTTTGTCCATGAGGACCTTAAACACACTAACTGTGTTTCTGTAGGCTTTGATATTTTAGTACTGAGATGATAATGTATAGATGTATGTCTGGCTATGCATTGCATGCAATATTATCATTATGCACGTAGGTCGCTAGAAACATGAAACTAAAATTAAACTGCGTTTAATTTCgctccttttttattttgtaaatattggCCGCAATACATAAATGAAACTGTAATAAAGTTAACTATAATATACAAACGAAACCAGTAAGCGCAGGTTGCGTCTCTTCTACGTGTTGTCCAGTGACCTGAACCAGTTCGGTTCACAAGTGCAATGCTTAATGAGCCAATGATAGTGGGATGGTAACACACTGCTACATGCTACCAGGCCTTAGCGGACAGGGGTATACATGGGAGAAACATGGCCGCCTTGTACCCGTCTCACTTTCCCACGGAGCAAGATTCTATCAATGACGAGAATACGGGATCTGGGGGAATCGTCGGTATATGTCAATCGGAATGTAATCCAACGCAGACGGATACAACGACAAGTGGAAATATCTCGGATTGCTTTAGCGGCCAACAGGATGCCCAGGCTAGCAGTGACAGTGCTAACAACGTGAGCCTTGCAGAGTCTGATGGTAAACCACAAGCTGGGACTCGTGAAGATCCGCTGGATAATCTTGCATCAGAAAAAATGGCTAGTGTCGACAGTCCAAGCCACATGAAGCCTCGTCTTCCCGTATCTGGAACTGAAGGCAGAGACTACGACGTGAAGGACGACGAGTGTGGTATGCTACCGATTATGCATTATAGCTTTAGCGATTAGCATTAGCGTTTAGCATTAGCGCTCACTGTGACTCTATTCCATTTACAGTGTATCTTAACATATGCTTTCGCATTATAAACTAGTTAATTTTCTCATTGTTTGTTGTCAACATGACACACTAGAACAAATTGAAGGGCGCTATGGACGTGAAGTAATTAATTTAATGCTATGTTTCTTTTCAGACCGAAAGGATAACTTTACGAAACATATGGTGCAGCCTCGTAAACTTGCTAACGATACATCTGATGCAGATGGAGAGAAGATCGACCCAAACAACTATATTGATGACAAGAGCCATGAGAATGATGCATTGAATGGGCTAGAGGTGGACATTAATAGAAGAGAAGGGATTGGGAATTCTGTGGACAGCATACCTGGCTATAAAATAGGTCCAAAAGGGAAACGTATCAGGTCGAGTCTGCAGTGCAAGGATTGTGGGAAAAGGTTTAATCGAAGAGAGACATTGAATCTTCACCGTCACTTCCATTCACACAATGACCCCGCACCCCTTACCTGCAAAGAATGCGGTTTGACCTTTCAGGACCGTAGCAGTTTCATCAAGCACAGAAAGGAACACAAAGAGAAGGAGCAACCACTTATAAGTTCGAATAAGGATTCAGCCTCAAGCGAGGGGAGACGGTTTACATGTGCAAACTGTAAGACATTGTTTTCAACAGTAGAAGAGCTTAGGGGCCACAATTGCAGCAAATATTCAGATAAACCTTACCGCTGTCCCCTGTGTGGTCGAGAGTTTCAGTTTAAGGTGGCTATCCCGAGGCACATGCAGATACATTCGCTTGAGAATATTTTCCAATGCCAAGAGTGCAACAAACATTTCTCTGATGGCGCCGCTTTCCGTGCGCATCAGAGATGTCATGCTGCCCTGAAGCCATACGAATGTCTTGAGTGCGGTATGGTGTTCAAACATTATTCAGTAATGGAAGACCACCGTCGTAAGCACACAGAAAACATGCCTTCCCATCAATGTTCTGTTTGTGGAAAGACCTTCAAGTACAGCAGTCTTCTCCATCAGCACCAGTATCTCCACACGGGTCAGAAACCATTCTGCTGCCCAGAATGTGGTAAGAAATTTGCTTTTGCCCAAAACTTGAAGGCCCATTACCGTCAGCATAGACTATCTACCACTACCTATCTAGTGCCTCCTGACAAGCCCAGCAAACAAGACCCAGTGCCTACAACCGAGCCTGCCAATGGACTTGGGAAGGAGAACACAGGCCAGAGTATAAAACCAAGGCGGGTATATAACTGTCCTCTGTGCCCCCTGAAGTTTACGATTCCGGCCAACCTGAGAGCCCACATGCTGATACACGAGGCAGAGTATGAAAAACTGGACAACACCCCGACAAAGGAGACCAAACCTATGATCTCGGAAAAGGGCTACAACTGCCCTCAGTGTCCAAGTATTTTCCATAACAAGCTCAGCTATTATGGACATTTGTTAAAAGCCCACAGATCTGAATCTCACTATTTAGAGCAGGTGGCTGCTGATCAAAGTAAACTGAGACGAAGAATTGAATGTCATAGTAAGTTACACAAGTGTCCACAGTGTAGCAAAATGTTCCATCAACGCTCTGTGTTTGAGGCTCATATGCGCGTTCATTCCAAGGAAAAGCCATACTTATGCAATGTGTGTGGCAAATCGTTTAGATGTAACAGCTACTTGCGGCAGCACCTTATCATCCACACAGGTGAGAAGCCTCATAAATGTCCAGATTGTGGTAAAGAATTTGCCTTCCTTCAGAACATGAAGACTCATCTAAAGTTGCATCAGGCCAAACCCTTCCGTTGTGGCAGCTGCCACAACTTTTACAGTGATGCGTCCCAACTTAAGCAACACATGTTGTCCCACAAACGTCCAAAAAGACATAAGTGTCAATTTTGTGACAAGAGTTTTACATTAGCATGTTTGCTTCGTGATCATATTAACACGCATAACGGAGCGAGACCTCATTGCTGTGCTGTGTGCCACAAAAGCTTCTCTTGGTTAAGCAGCCTTAATGTTCATATGAAAAGACATGAAAGGAGATTAGCATCAGTACCAGTGAGCAGTTCAGCCATGGTGGCTCCTCCGACGCCGAGGGACACAGACGGAGGCCAAAATGCATTCCAAACACAAGCTCCTAGGCTGGCAGCCCAAATAGAAACTAAACAGGCGGAACAGTGCTTGTTGGAGAGTTGTCCTCCAGTCCAATGGAAGGTGGATGGAGGTGAAGTATTGCCTGTTTTGTTGGCTCGGAAGTCAGATCAGCCCCAAGTGCTCACACAGTTCGATGTCTCAATGCAACACCACTACAGCCCGTTGAAGTCCCTTTCCAACCCTAGTTCAGTCCCAAGTTTGAAGACATCAAGCATTGCAAAAGAGAGCTCGGTTTTGATTTCTGGTTCCCTTCAAACAGCTATGCCCCAAACTGTCAGTCCGTCTTTAGATAGTGAGGTAGAGAAACAAAGGCAAGCCCAGCCTGAGAAGTGGAGAGGCACGTGCACTTCAACTGTTATGGACTCAAATAGGTCTTTATTGCATCACGTACCTCTCTCATCCGCCTATGCAGACCGAGCAGCACTTTGGAGTGTAAAACATAATCCAGTAACTTCATCTTCACAGATCTTTCCAAGTAAGCAAGAATCGTCTACATCCCCTACAAAAGACGACTTTAATCCACATATAGCAATTCCATTCACTGTTAGCCAGTCTGAAAAAAGAGTAAATGGAGGTGTGCTGCCCAAACAATGGTCCACAAGTTTAGCAGTTTCGTCTTCAGCTCTATTAGACCAAAGCAAGGCTGTGTTAAGTACCCCTGCATCTCTCGATTTATATAGCCCATTGGTGGACATGCAGACAGCTACAGGCATTCCAAAGACATCGAACCCCTCAGACAAAAGGGATGGTAATCCTGAGTTACAGTTACAACTAAAGCCAGGTGGGACAAATCGGACATCTCCCCAGAAAGTTCCTATGACTCTACCATACCAGCCTCCTCATTTTGCCCATGGAGTAGGACCTGCTGTTTGGCGTTTCCAGACTAATCATGTTGGCCCTCAAGCACTACTCCCTGGACACTTCAAACCAGGAAACGCACAGGAACTGCAGCAAAAACCAATGGTAACTGGAACTCAGATTATCCTAAATCAAGCGTctccctttttttcccctccaCTTGCTCCTCTACCTCTTCCACTTCCTTTGTCtggctctcactctcttcaTTCTGTTGCTGCACCTCCAAGACCTCCATAcccaaattttttttttgcaccacAGGCAGTGATGAGCCCCCAAATGCCACGGACGCTGCCCCTACCTCTCAGCCCTCACACAGGACCGCACAATCTTGGTGGACGTTTACCCTTAGCACCAGAGGGACTTCTACAGTGCATGATATGTGGGCACTCTCTCCCTCGTGAATTTGACCTAGAAATGCATTATCTGCAACATGCTCAAGGAGAGATTTGACATTGGTAACTGGTCTTGGTCAATAGGCGTAattgaaaataatattttgtttcTGCACAACTTAAAAAGTTATAAacatttttacaaacatttgaaAGTCACATTAGGAGCTTGCGGTAGactgtgtatttgcatgtcCTCTGATACCCATTTAAAGATTCTTGTTGACTTTGAATGCATTTCTACTCATTTTTAATGGAAATAAACCATCAATTTGAGGAACCTAGATGTTCTGTTGATTTTGAACTGGGTCTTTGGTGGAGAACTATTACCTTTCCGTTACTTTCCTTTTTACTTAACCATAAGAGATGGTCTGTTATGCCATTGCATGATGGGGATAGGcctaatattatatattttttaaatgataacTTGCATTATGGCAAGTTTTTTCTTTACCACTAACAATTTTCTACTGCAATAGGTGATGGAGTAATGTTTATGGTTCCACTGGGAATCCCACATGAAATTGAGAGGCCTTTCAGATTGCTATttgaaatatattatttttaatacaCCTGAAACTTCCAAGTAACATTGTCTCACTATTGAATATGTAAATACACCAATGGTTAGAATTTGGTTAACATTTTTGCTAGTTGTGTGTTTTGGGAACTTTTTAAAACTTACAGAATGCCATCTCCCTTGTGGTCCTGTTATTGCCAAATACAATTTGGTATCCAGCCTTTAGGTAGCTCCCCAGTAGGATACAAATGTAATGTATAATTGTATAAATAAAACCAACATTGTGAATAAAGAAGGTCCCTTATCATTGTTAATATTGTGAATCGTTCTACCCTACTTTtggggaaataaataattctCAGATTCTCCTAGGCTATTCTGTAGTCCAACTGAAGGGGTAGGTTTCATATTGAGGGAATGGTATCTCAGTATTTGGACAATAAAATTCGTAGGTCATGATGTGAGCATATCGGGCGCAACGTCAAATAACTCGATATTCTGAGGTACATTCAATTGTATAAGTAGTTTTATTGTGGGAATACTTAAAATATAGATTATTTTTAACCACAGAAGCCATTTGATATAATGCATTTAAATTTGGTTGACTGTTATGCTTAAGCAGGCAAAAAAAGAAGCTTGGCAACTGCGTGTTTAACCAGTGTCCGGCTTAAAATGATAGACAGCTCTAATAGCATAGTATAAATGCCATTATCATCCGTGATGCTCGGGGAATTGTAATTATACTGCAGGGATAGTTGTTGTGAGGGTTGTGAAAGATAAAAATGTGTACAATTATGATTTATTAAGATTGTTAGAATAACAAGTACCCCATGCTTTACAATTGTTCTCAAAACTGAGTAATACGATTTTTGCTGCAACGTATGATATTGTTGGAAATTGACACATTACGTAAACGTGGTTAAAGAGGCTGCGCATGCGCATTCCAACGGGGGCACATTTTGCTAGCAGCATCAGcaagctaagctaagctaagtAAGCTACCATCCCATACCATCTCATCCAATATCGGTGGTTATATTCGGATGGCTAGTTTTTGCATTTAACATTggattatttgtgttttatatatttttttattagaaAAAGGAAATATATGAATTCCACCATTCACCTCCTAGACAGATCACTCGCTGAAAAATAGTAAAATTAGCTAAATATGGAACAGAATACGGCCTAACCGGGTTAGCCATAGAACGTGCCTTGGAGACAGCAAGCACTAGCAAATGGTCACACAGCGGGTTAAAGGAGGCACGGAGGAAGCGAGATGGACCGAGGAAATAAGTCAGACAAACAACCTCAAA from Gadus morhua chromosome 11, gadMor3.0, whole genome shotgun sequence carries:
- the zgc:66448 gene encoding zinc finger protein 160 isoform X2, which gives rise to MAALYPSHFPTEQDSINDENTGSGGIVGICQSECNPTQTDTTTSGNISDCFSGQQDAQASSDSANNVSLAESDGKPQAGTREDPLDNLASEKMASVDSPSHMKPRLPVSGTEGRDYDVKDDECDRKDNFTKHMVQPRKLANDTSDADGEKIDPNNYIDDKSHENDALNGLEVDINRREGIGNSVDSIPGYKIGPKGKRIRSSLQCKDCGKRFNRRETLNLHRHFHSHNDPAPLTCKECGLTFQDRSSFIKHRKEHKEKEQPLISSNKDSASSEGRRFTCANCKTLFSTVEELRGHNCSKYSDKPYRCPLCGREFQFKVAIPRHMQIHSLENIFQCQECNKHFSDGAAFRAHQRCHAALKPYECLECGMVFKHYSVMEDHRRKHTENMPSHQCSVCGKTFKYSSLLHQHQYLHTGQKPFCCPECGKKFAFAQNLKAHYRQHRLSTTTYLVPPDKPSKQDPVPTTEPANGLGKENTGQSIKPRRVYNCPLCPLKFTIPANLRAHMLIHEAEYEKLDNTPTKETKPMISEKGYNCPQCPSIFHNKLSYYGHLLKAHRSESHYLEQVAADQSKLRRRIECHSKLHKCPQCSKMFHQRSVFEAHMRVHSKEKPYLCNVCGKSFRCNSYLRQHLIIHTGEKPHKCPDCGKEFAFLQNMKTHLKLHQAKPFRCGSCHNFYSDASQLKQHMLSHKRPKRHKCQFCDKSFTLACLLRDHINTHNGARPHCCAVCHKSFSWLSSLNVHMKRHERRLASVPVSSSAMVAPPTPRDTDGGQNAFQTQAPRLAAQIETKQAEQCLLESCPPVQWKVDGGEVLPVLLARKSDQPQVLTQFDVSMQHHYSPLKSLSNPSSVPSLKTSSIAKESSVLISGSLQTAMPQTVSPSLDSEVEKQRQAQPEKWRGTCTSTVMDSNRSLLHHVPLSSAYADRAALWSVKHNPVTSSSQIFPSKQESSTSPTKDDFNPHIAIPFTVSQSEKRVNGGVLPKQWSTSLAVSSSALLDQSKAVLSTPASLDLYSPLVDMQTATGIPKTSNPSDKRDGNPELQLQLKPGGTNRTSPQKVPMTLPYQPPHFAHGVGPAVWRFQTNHVGPQALLPGHFKPGNAQELQQKPMAVMSPQMPRTLPLPLSPHTGPHNLGGRLPLAPEGLLQCMICGHSLPREFDLEMHYLQHAQGEI
- the si:ch211-261d7.3 gene encoding uncharacterized protein si:ch211-261d7.3, with product MTEYYEEGGLLYEQSPPMHIKVESPEGPFGGGVSEDGFPREDDDSEGSCDQNSGLPGGLPFNVVVVHPNIMAPGMSSDELMSLDQSRGMSAALAAGGASKRKSRFSGAELEVLVSEVTRCEGELFGPAGRLRRRERERIWAGILERVNAVSRVPRTLREVKKRWDDLKRRNGGRLADARHRSCYLPSSRGASLLGRPSQSQSSPRLQQARQKHSSRPKASFPCLTDSEAVGTGDGSERDGLEKEEEDSVEREREVGEPDCEGPEHSMEDKLGLGLSLGIGPPPPSERWLPPSPLYSAPFLNGSPQPSPPSLGAQQGPLETQPRSSWLEDELHGLGDAALQLGDRVEKSLMEFGEGFRRDMRTLVASQEMLASSLQQNNILLQRLLGVLESQQQTSPQPHRVQQQQATPKQPHLSSQPSPLQQLETQQTPIDPLQHPQQTQEHLQHLNVAKQQSQYNQPTKQQPKPFQHLNDQSAVAVVPQSSPGDANDTFNSDRNTAVNGTGQRPRRGRTVEHRRRRRR
- the zgc:66448 gene encoding zinc finger protein 160 isoform X1, yielding MAALYPSHFPTEQDSINDENTGSGGIVGICQSECNPTQTDTTTSGNISDCFSGQQDAQASSDSANNVSLAESDGKPQAGTREDPLDNLASEKMASVDSPSHMKPRLPVSGTEGRDYDVKDDECDRKDNFTKHMVQPRKLANDTSDADGEKIDPNNYIDDKSHENDALNGLEVDINRREGIGNSVDSIPGYKIGPKGKRIRSSLQCKDCGKRFNRRETLNLHRHFHSHNDPAPLTCKECGLTFQDRSSFIKHRKEHKEKEQPLISSNKDSASSEGRRFTCANCKTLFSTVEELRGHNCSKYSDKPYRCPLCGREFQFKVAIPRHMQIHSLENIFQCQECNKHFSDGAAFRAHQRCHAALKPYECLECGMVFKHYSVMEDHRRKHTENMPSHQCSVCGKTFKYSSLLHQHQYLHTGQKPFCCPECGKKFAFAQNLKAHYRQHRLSTTTYLVPPDKPSKQDPVPTTEPANGLGKENTGQSIKPRRVYNCPLCPLKFTIPANLRAHMLIHEAEYEKLDNTPTKETKPMISEKGYNCPQCPSIFHNKLSYYGHLLKAHRSESHYLEQVAADQSKLRRRIECHSKLHKCPQCSKMFHQRSVFEAHMRVHSKEKPYLCNVCGKSFRCNSYLRQHLIIHTGEKPHKCPDCGKEFAFLQNMKTHLKLHQAKPFRCGSCHNFYSDASQLKQHMLSHKRPKRHKCQFCDKSFTLACLLRDHINTHNGARPHCCAVCHKSFSWLSSLNVHMKRHERRLASVPVSSSAMVAPPTPRDTDGGQNAFQTQAPRLAAQIETKQAEQCLLESCPPVQWKVDGGEVLPVLLARKSDQPQVLTQFDVSMQHHYSPLKSLSNPSSVPSLKTSSIAKESSVLISGSLQTAMPQTVSPSLDSEVEKQRQAQPEKWRGTCTSTVMDSNRSLLHHVPLSSAYADRAALWSVKHNPVTSSSQIFPSKQESSTSPTKDDFNPHIAIPFTVSQSEKRVNGGVLPKQWSTSLAVSSSALLDQSKAVLSTPASLDLYSPLVDMQTATGIPKTSNPSDKRDGNPELQLQLKPGGTNRTSPQKVPMTLPYQPPHFAHGVGPAVWRFQTNHVGPQALLPGHFKPGNAQELQQKPMVTGTQIILNQASPFFSPPLAPLPLPLPLSGSHSLHSVAAPPRPPYPNFFFAPQAVMSPQMPRTLPLPLSPHTGPHNLGGRLPLAPEGLLQCMICGHSLPREFDLEMHYLQHAQGEI